From one Streptomyces sp. CA-210063 genomic stretch:
- a CDS encoding DUF4180 domain-containing protein yields MTTTLQTIHDVPVLMCAPEGETIARESDALDLIGNAGYQGAAWVVAPVERFDETFFHLHTRVAGDIIQKFVQYRVGLAVIGDISRHTTASSALRDFVRECNRGRQTWFLADVDELRERLEG; encoded by the coding sequence ATGACCACCACCCTGCAGACGATCCACGACGTGCCCGTTCTGATGTGCGCCCCCGAGGGCGAGACGATCGCCCGCGAGAGCGACGCCCTGGATCTCATCGGCAACGCCGGGTACCAGGGCGCCGCTTGGGTGGTCGCCCCCGTCGAACGGTTCGACGAGACGTTCTTCCACCTGCACACCCGTGTCGCCGGCGACATCATCCAGAAGTTCGTGCAGTACCGCGTGGGCCTCGCCGTCATCGGTGACATCTCCCGCCACACGACCGCCAGTTCGGCCCTGCGCGACTTCGTCCGTGAATGCAACCGCGGCCGCCAGACCTGGTTCCTGGCCGACGTCGACGAACTGCGCGAGCGCCTC